The nucleotide window CTGTTCGGGCTGGATCAGCGCGCGCCGCGTGGCGCTGTAGGTCTCGGAGACCAGTTCGGCCACCGGCACCGCCGCCATGGCCGGATCGCCGATGAAGCGGTGCGCGTCGGCGAACGCCAGGCGCATGGCCTCGATCTCCACGTGCAACGCCGCCTGCGACAGCGCGCCCATGCCGCGCAGGTCGAAGCCCTCGCACACGCGCAGCGCCAGCAGCGCCGCCAGGCCCTGTCCGTTGGGCGGGCACTCCACCACGTAGTGGCCGCGGTAGGGCGCCCACAGCGGGGTCACCCACTCCGGCTTGTGTCCGGCCAGGTCCTCCGCTTCCACGAAGCCGCCCTGCTTCGCGCACTCCGCGGCGATGGCCTCGGCCATCACGCCATGGTAGAAGGCCTTCGCGCCGCCCTTGGCGATGCGCTTGAGCGAGGCGGCCAGGTCCGGGTTGCGAAAGACCTCGCCGGCGCGCGGCGCGCGGCCGCCGGGCAGATACACGCGCGCGGCCTCGGGATTGGCGCGGAGCTTCTCGGTGAGCTTCTCCCAGCTGGCGGCGATCAGCTCGGTGACGGGAAAGCCGCGTTCGGCGGTCTCCATGGCCGGCGCCAGGCAGCGGTCCAGCTTCCAGGTGCCGCACTTCTCCAACAGCGCGGCCCAGCCGGACACGGCCCCCGGCACGCTGATGGACCGCCCGCCGGTCAGAGGCACGCGGTCCAACCCCTGCGCGCGCAGCGCGGCGGCGGTGGCCTTCGAACCGGCCCGGCCGCTGGCGTTGAGCGCGCGGAGCTTGCGGTCGGCGGCGCTCCAGTGGATGGCGAAAGCGTCGCCGCCGATTCCGGTGGACATCGGCTCCACCACGCACAGCATGGCGGCCATGGTGACGATGGCGTCCGCGGCGTTGCCGCCCTCGCGCAGCGCGCGCAGCCCCTCGACGGCGGCCAGCGGCTGCGAGCAGGCCACCATGCCCTCGGAGGCGCGGGCCACCGAGCGGCGGGCGTAGAAGGGCAGGGCTTCTTCGGGGGTGCTCGTGTGGATGGGCATGGCAGGCAACCTAGCACGCCCCCGCCTTGGGGGGAAGGCGGGGGCGGGGCAAAGGCCTGGGCGCTACTGCAGGATCATGACTTTCAGTGATCGATCTACGCCGGGGGCCGTGAATTGGAGGAAATACACTCCGGCGGCGATCCGGCGTCCCACGGCGGTCGCCCCGCTCGCGGGGATGGTGATGGTCTCGCCGGGTTGCAGGTGGGACTCGAACAGATTCGCCACATGGCGGCCCTGCGCGTCGAGCAGTGTCAGCTTGGCCGTGCCTGGAACCGCGCCCATGCTCAGTCTGAATTCGGGAAGGCGCCCGCTTGCCCTGGGGTGGCCCCCGGCCAGGCTCAGGCAGCCACGCGGATCAACTTCCGCCGCAGCCTGGCCCGGGCCTGCCCCCATCTCACGTAGCCGGCCAGGTATGCCGGGGCTGCCACCGCCCGAGATCCCGCCAACGACGGGAAACGGCACATCGTATTCCACGATGTAGCCCAAGTTGAACTCAGAGTTGGCGGGCTCATCGTTCCAGCTTCCGGCAGTCCATGTGATCATGGACTCTAGGAAATCCGAGTTCGGACTGTCGTTGTTGGGTTCACCAAAGGCGAACAGGGAGTAGATGAACGGCTCCCGGGTCACCCACTGCCAGCCACCCCGCGGCTCAAGGTAGTATCTCGATTCATGGTTCTGGAAGCCACCCAACCACATTCCCATCTTGTTTCCAGGCACGCTCGGGCCAAACACGAAACTGTTCTCGCCCGCTGTGGTGATGGTGACCAGGTGGCCCGGAACGCACTTGTACACGCGCTTTGCGGCCGCGATCCTGGCCTCCTCCCAGGTCGTGTGTCCTTGAACGGCTTCGTAGTAGTGTCCCGTCCATGGATAGTAGACAGGCGAGATCGCGTTGATGGAGAAGTTCTGGTCACTCGAGTCACTCGATGACTTCCCTGTCTGGTCCCATGCTGTGATGCGCATCACGCCGGTCGAGGTCGTGACGTTTGGTACCTGCCAGGCCAACTCGGTGGTGCCGGATGTCGAGCCGGCCGGAACGAAGGTCGCCCCGCCGTCGACTGAGAACTCGAGATCCACCCGTGACACCCCGACATCGTCGCTGGTCGTCCAGCGGACAGTGGTGATGCAATCCCCAGCGAGGACTTCACCGCCGTTGGGTGTGGTGAGGTGGACCGTTGGCGGCACCCTGTCGAGGCGGATGGAGAAGTTCGCGTCGCTGACGTCGGATGCGGCGTTTCCGGCAGCG belongs to Candidatus Eisenbacteria bacterium and includes:
- a CDS encoding gamma-glutamyltransferase family protein, whose product is MPIHTSTPEEALPFYARRSVARASEGMVACSQPLAAVEGLRALREGGNAADAIVTMAAMLCVVEPMSTGIGGDAFAIHWSAADRKLRALNASGRAGSKATAAALRAQGLDRVPLTGGRSISVPGAVSGWAALLEKCGTWKLDRCLAPAMETAERGFPVTELIAASWEKLTEKLRANPEAARVYLPGGRAPRAGEVFRNPDLAASLKRIAKGGAKAFYHGVMAEAIAAECAKQGGFVEAEDLAGHKPEWVTPLWAPYRGHYVVECPPNGQGLAALLALRVCEGFDLRGMGALSQAALHVEIEAMRLAFADAHRFIGDPAMAAVPVAELVSETYSATRRALIQPEQALKMPTAGIPRGDNTVYLCAVDGRRDCVSFIQSLYYGFGSGVVVPGTGMALQNRGAGFTLEPGHPNELAPGKRPFHTIIPAMLFDAPPDATDSPGPLAVFGVMGGPMQPQGHLQVVTGMLDFDLDVQRVLELPRFRVEEGRVLLESLVPGTSADALRAFGHRVEHDDTLMGGFGGGQIIRMRRDNGTLEGGSDPRKDGLAIGY